Proteins from a genomic interval of Antedon mediterranea chromosome 5, ecAntMedi1.1, whole genome shotgun sequence:
- the LOC140050400 gene encoding small ribosomal subunit protein uS3 has product MAAQMSKKRKFVSDGVFKAELNEFLTRELAEDGYSGVEVRVTPTRTEIIILATRTQNVLGEKGRRIRELTSVVQKRFNFPEGTVELYAEKVATRGLCAIAQCESLRYKLLGGLAVRRACYGVLRFIMESNAKGCEVVVSGKLRGQRAKSMKFVDGLMIHSGHPCNEYVDTAIRHVMLRQGVLGIKVKIMLPWDPAGKIGPKKPLPDLVSIVEPKEEIIPSQPISEQKGAKPEPPAVAPAAPPSAPAPVPQAQGPM; this is encoded by the exons ATGGCGGCTCAAATGTCCAAGAAGAGAAAG TTTGTCTCTGATGGTGTATTCAAAGCAGAATTAAATGAGTTTTTGACCAGAGAGTTGGCTGAAGACGGCTACAGTGGTGTGGAAGTTCGAGTTACACCAACACGAACGGAAATCATCATCCTTGCCACACGTACCCAAAATGTTCTCGGAGAGAAAGGTCGCCGAATTCGTGAATTGACATCAGTTGTTCAAAAAAGGTTCAATTTTCCTGAGGGCACAGTTGag TTGTATGCTGAGAAAGTCGCTACACGTGGTCTGTGCGCCATCGCCCAGTGCGAGTCTCTACGTTACAAGTTGCTTGGAGGTCTTGCCGTTCGTCGTGCCTGCTACGGTGTTTTGCGTTTTATCATGGAGAGTAACGCTAAGGGTTGTGAAGTTGTGGTGTCTGGTAAATTGAGAGGACAGCGTGCTAAGTCAATGAAGTTTGTTGATGGGCTTATGATCCACAGCGGTCACCCATGTAACGAGTACGTTGACACTGCTATACGCCACGTTATGTTGCGTCAAG GTGTGCTTGGAATTAAAGTGAAAATTATGTTGCCATGGGATCCAGCAGGTAAGATTGGCCCCAAGAAGCCACTTCCTGATCTTGTCAGTATTGTTGAGCCTAAAGAAGAGATTATTCCAAGCCAGCCCATATCTGAACAGAAAGGTGCCAAGCCTGAGCCTCCAGCAGTAGCCCCTGCTGCACCTCCATCAGCACCTGCTCCAGTGCCTCAGGCCCAGGGACCAATGTAA
- the LOC140049445 gene encoding uncharacterized protein produces MSAAPAKKPASKPKKVATHPKYIVMITEAITALKERNGSSRQAIDKFITANYKVGEGSSVHVKLALKRGVVSGELVHTKGTGASGSFKVNPAKASAQAKKEKAKQKAVARKEKDAAKKAAAKTKKAAKKTSAKKAKKPAAKKASAKKPAAKKPAAKKPAAKKPAAKKPAKKAPAKKPAAKKPAKKAAKKPAAKKAAAKKPAKK; encoded by the coding sequence ATGTCTGCAGCTCCAGCAAAGAAACCTGCTTCCAAGCCAAAGAAGGTTGCTACGCATCCAAAATACATCGTTATGATCACAGAGGCTATCACAGCTTTGAAGGAACGTAACGGCTCTTCAAGACAAGCTATTGATAAGTTTATCACAGCTAACTACAAAGTTGGAGAAGGTAGTTCCGTACACGTTAAATTGGCGTTAAAACGAGGTGTCGTCTCTGGAGAGTTAGTCCATACCAAAGGAACCGGTGCCAGTGGTTCATTCAAAGTAAACCCTGCTAAGGCTTCTGCTCAAGCCAAAAAGGAGAAGGCTAAACAGAAGGCAGTTGCTAGGAAGGAAAAGGATGCCGCTAAGAAAGCAGCCGCTAAGACAAAGAAGGCAGCAAAGAAGACTTCAGCAAAGAAGGCTAAAAAACCAGCAGCCAAGAAAGCTTCTGCCAAAAAACCTGCCGCTAAAAAGCCAGCTGCAAAGAAACCAGCCGCAAAGAAACCAGCCGCAAAGAAGCCAGCTAAGAAGGCACCAGCTAAAAAACCAGCAGCCAAGAAACCAGCTAAGAAAGCCGCTAAAAAACCAGCAGCCAAGAAAGCTGCTGCTAAGAAGCCCGCTAAAAA